From the genome of Macaca thibetana thibetana isolate TM-01 chromosome 8, ASM2454274v1, whole genome shotgun sequence:
AGGTGAGaactcataaatatttacaactgAAGAGTCATGTGGAAGATGCAAAAAAATCCTGATgtttaagaaaagacaaaaataacacaaGTGTGAATTGAGATGCTGCAGCACATTTTAGGAACCCTGATGTAACCATTTTAGCAAAAGCACATTGCTAGAGCCACAATTAAGAACACTGGTGTTTGGAGTAATTGGAATGTGGTGAATAtaacttaatgaaataatgtttctTCAAGACTATCAAAAATCTGCTTCTGATTCATAGTCCAAAGTCAAACTTTTGTGGAAGGAGAATACAGAAGGACAAAGAGAAACCACCACCATTAGTGCCTGCACCAGAGCAATTTATTAgtgtaactttttcttttttttctttaaagatttcaTAACAACTGAAGTATGTACAAAGTCTTACAGCATTTACACCATAAAAAGTTTCCTATTAGCTGATGAAGTCTAAGGTAGTGCTGCTGAGAACTTCAGATGTGGCAAAGGCAATGAGGCAAACCACTTGTAGGTTTCCCTCTCTGCTGCCACATCATAGAGTCAGCTGAGTGACAGCTAACTGTACCACCTGAAAGCCAGGTTATTGGGAAAAAAAGGGGACAAGTTGATAGGCAGCACTAGAGACCATGGGGTGGAAAAGCTACATAGCATTGAAATTCTACAGTTTCCTAGAGCTGTAACAGAGACCCACAGCCTGAGAGAGTAACATATGCAAGACAACAGAATCACGCTGCTCAGATATGGTTCAGCTACCAAGTGTGTTCACTTTTGAATGGGAGGCTCTACTGATATGGCTGGTATTTTCacttctgttcatgtcttctgaTAGCTCAAACCTGCACAAGCCTCACTCCCTTCCCTCAAATCAAATAACaacaaagggagagagaaagaaacagcatGAAATTAGTAGTTCTCGACAAAAACAAacgcaacttttttttttttttttttttaaaggcattcagtATTTGTTTTAGGGTGGCCATTCTGTCAAAAGATAGTATTAAAACTTTCTGAAATATCCCAAATCAgaacaacatcaacaaaaccCCCAAACACCCAACCTCCTAGATTTAACCATCCTTCATTTTATCTGATTGTCTTTCCTTGGGGTCAGCATTACACAGAACCACCAACATTTACACACTGAATCGGACACAAAACTTAGCATTGTTACCCCAGCGACACTTCACTAAGTGGCAAGAGAATTTCAACATGTAAACGATTAACGTCAGGCTCACCACTTTATTCCACAGAAAACCCAGCCTGGTTCTATGTGTGGTCAGTCACTATCTGTTTGGTAGCAGATCCCATTTACTGTCCCATTGGAATAGTCTCACATGTAGGCAAAGtggctttttatttcaaaaagattcTGCTCTCAACTTAAAAGCCAGTTGATAAAACTTTTAATTAAGACATAATAGCGCGGGATATAAAAACACAAGAACCACATAAATATTGAAGAAGTCGTATACCATTTTCATGTAAACAGTTTTGCTTAAGAGCAAAGCCCTAATTAGATTCTGGCCTGAAACTTTTGGCAGATGACGCGTGTTAGGCCAGGCTCTGCAGCGATGGTGACGTGGAAGCCAGCTCAGTCCCCATGTTGACAGGCATGCAACTTGAAAACATTGCACAACAGGCAACACAAAGAGTGGAGAAGCTCACAACACTTCAAGGAGACCTCACAACCTTTACAACTGCGTAAGCACAGAGAcccaccctccctcctttccACGCACTGTCTTACACGTGGGAGACCTTCTGTGACTCTCTAGCTTGTTTGATGCTATATAACCACTTGATGATTCTGGCATTTCTTTCGATGGCAGAAATGCCATACGGCACACGGTCATTGGCACTGTCATCATTTCTAAGGTCACTGTTACTGTCCTGAGACTGTTCACAGTCTGAGCTGATCATGCTTGCGCTGCGGAAGTTGAGGGATATTATGTCAGAATTAGCCCTTGCAAAGTTTTCCATTCCCAGGTTTTCCAGCTCTTCCGGGTCCAGTCCACAGTAGTTGAAGAACCTCTCTACGTCCGCGTCCACTCGGAAGTATCTGTCACTCAAGTCTGACTTAGACCGCTGGAGGGAGGGTCTTCGGCTGACTCCACAAGCTGGTTCCACAGGGTCGGCCTCGGGGGACTTCATGGTGGCGATGGCTGCGATTTTGGgcttgggaggcaggggaggggcagagctACTGCAGGGGATGGCCTTGAGGGGCTTCACGCTGGTCACCTTGCGGATGTCCGAAGAGCTGTGGGACACGTGGAGGAAGGACTCGGCTGACTGCTCCAGCAGTCTCCTGCTCACGTGGGAGCCGCCCTCCTGCGGACTGCCGCGGCCCTGCGTGGGATAGACTTTCAGGGACTCCGCGAAGGAGTGACGGTGCAGGTCGGTGGTTTCCGACCGGTGGGGCGGCCAGTTGCGGGAGCTGTGCTTGTGCCCCGAGCCCGAGCTGGAGCCCTCGGAGCTATTGATGATATTCTTCAGGATCTCCAGCTTGAGGTTCTCCCTCTGCACGCCGCTCTCGGTCTTGGCGTGGTTGCCAAATACTTTGAGCGTGGGGCTGCCCAGCGCACGCTTGGCAGCCGGGCACACCGGGGGCTTGGCCAGCACGGCGGGCTTTACGGGCTCCTGCTTGGCGTTGATCACCTCCTGGCTCTTGACGTACTTGGCCTTGTCGGCCTCCAGCCTCTCCACGGCGCTGAGCCTCTTGGGGTTGGGCTCGGCCTGCCTGCGGAAGTAGTCTGGCCCCTTGTTCAGGATACGCAGGGGCACGGCAGAGGTGAAGGTGCCCGCGGGGCTGACCGGCTTCACCATGCTACCTGTCTGTAGGGTCTCCGTGGGCATGGTGGGCGGTCTTTCCCCGGCAGCCGTGTTGGATGCTCTTCTGGACGCCTCCGCACGGCCTGAATAGACACATGTACATGAAGCGCCAAGGGCAGCGGGTGCAGCCTGGGAGCGAGTGTCAGCAGCAGCGGCCGCAGCAGCGCCTCATCTCACAGCTCATTAACCGCCACGGTGGCTTTCATACACTTTTCTCCCCTTTCAGGCAGCCCTTGCACAAAAAGGCCACAAGCCACAAGTTCCTTTAATCTGCTTCGCtgcctcctttcttctccctgaaGAGGTGGGAGTCTCCTCCAGGTCTTTGTGTTCAACTGCAGGCAGAGCTGAAACACAAAACAACCAACCGCGGGTTAGGAGGGGCGGGTGACATCACGGCTCTAGCAACAGAGAAACCCCGCagcgcccccgccccgcccctacGCGGCCGAGGGTCGCGGGCCGCAGCTCAGCAGCTGTTTCCCCAACTGCGCGAGGGGGACAACCCGGGCCTTGCACCCCTGCCTGTGCCGACGCACGGCAGCACAACGCTGTgctgggaagaaagaaagggctaAGGTTTCCCACGCGCGAACTCTTCCAGCTGCCTCCGGATT
Proteins encoded in this window:
- the FAM110B gene encoding protein FAM110B, with amino-acid sequence MPTETLQTGSMVKPVSPAGTFTSAVPLRILNKGPDYFRRQAEPNPKRLSAVERLEADKAKYVKSQEVINAKQEPVKPAVLAKPPVCPAAKRALGSPTLKVFGNHAKTESGVQRENLKLEILKNIINSSEGSSSGSGHKHSSRNWPPHRSETTDLHRHSFAESLKVYPTQGRGSPQEGGSHVSRRLLEQSAESFLHVSHSSSDIRKVTSVKPLKAIPCSSSAPPLPPKPKIAAIATMKSPEADPVEPACGVSRRPSLQRSKSDLSDRYFRVDADVERFFNYCGLDPEELENLGMENFARANSDIISLNFRSASMISSDCEQSQDSNSDLRNDDSANDRVPYGISAIERNARIIKWLYSIKQARESQKVSHV